The Sporosarcina ureae genome includes a region encoding these proteins:
- the rnc gene encoding ribonuclease III — MKNKRNSKETASHPTLPQAVREKFTKLQQELGVQFQDEKLLYNAFTHSSYVNEHRRKKFSDNERLEFLGDAVLELGVSKFLFRTEPAKSEGELTKLRAAIVCEPSLVKFSNELNFGDYILLGKGEELTGGRMRPALLADVFEAYIGALYLDQGMEVVEEFLKRIVFPKISIGAFSHVTDYKSRLQELVQQKNNGPLHYEVIEEKGPAHAKKFVTVVNLNEQQLGKGIGKSKKEAEQEAARRAIEHLLMQTTEGEN; from the coding sequence ATGAAAAATAAAAGAAATTCGAAAGAAACCGCATCACACCCTACATTGCCACAAGCTGTACGCGAGAAATTCACCAAGCTCCAGCAGGAATTAGGCGTTCAATTCCAGGATGAGAAATTATTGTATAATGCATTTACCCATTCATCCTATGTCAATGAACATCGCCGAAAGAAGTTTTCTGATAATGAACGATTAGAATTCCTAGGAGACGCTGTATTGGAACTTGGAGTATCTAAATTTTTATTCCGTACAGAACCGGCAAAAAGCGAAGGGGAACTGACGAAACTTCGTGCAGCGATTGTTTGTGAGCCATCACTTGTTAAGTTTTCGAATGAATTGAACTTTGGAGATTATATTCTTCTGGGTAAGGGTGAAGAACTAACTGGTGGAAGAATGCGTCCTGCATTACTGGCGGATGTATTTGAAGCGTATATCGGTGCGTTGTACTTGGATCAGGGCATGGAAGTTGTTGAAGAGTTTCTAAAACGAATCGTTTTTCCGAAAATTAGTATCGGAGCTTTTTCGCATGTGACAGATTATAAGAGTCGTCTGCAAGAATTGGTGCAGCAAAAAAATAACGGACCCCTTCACTATGAAGTTATTGAAGAAAAAGGTCCTGCACATGCGAAAAAGTTTGTTACCGTAGTTAATCTCAATGAACAACAACTTGGAAAAGGAATTGGGAAATCCAAGAAAGAAGCGGAACAGGAAGCTGCCCGTCGTGCGATAGAACATTTATTGATGCAGACAACCGAAGGGGAGAACTAA
- the trmD gene encoding tRNA (guanosine(37)-N1)-methyltransferase TrmD, which yields MKIDVLSLFPEMFEGVLQSSIMKKAQEQQAASFTVTDFRDYSTNKHKKVDDYPYGGGAGMVLKPEPLFAAVEAVTNTSNSKPRVILMCPQGERFTQKKAEELAKEQHLVFICGHYEGYDERIREHLVTDEISLGDFVLTGGEVASMAIIDSVVRLLPDVLGNDQSAVHDSFSTGMLEHPQYTRPATFNGLEVPPVLLSGNHAEIEKWREEQAFIRTAQRRPELLQEAPLTDHQKKLYQQWVQKRG from the coding sequence ATGAAAATCGACGTTCTTTCATTGTTTCCAGAAATGTTTGAAGGTGTACTTCAATCTTCCATCATGAAAAAAGCGCAAGAACAGCAAGCCGCATCGTTTACAGTCACGGATTTTCGTGACTACTCAACAAACAAACATAAAAAAGTGGATGATTATCCGTACGGTGGCGGTGCAGGAATGGTACTGAAACCTGAACCTCTCTTTGCGGCTGTAGAAGCCGTCACGAACACAAGTAACAGTAAGCCCCGCGTGATCTTAATGTGTCCACAAGGCGAACGATTCACGCAGAAGAAAGCAGAAGAACTTGCGAAAGAGCAACATCTAGTTTTTATCTGTGGACATTACGAAGGATATGATGAGAGAATTCGTGAACATTTGGTTACGGATGAAATATCACTAGGTGACTTCGTGTTGACGGGCGGGGAAGTTGCTTCTATGGCGATCATTGATAGTGTAGTGCGGTTACTCCCTGACGTTCTAGGCAATGATCAATCGGCTGTCCACGACTCGTTTTCAACGGGTATGTTAGAACATCCGCAATACACTCGGCCAGCAACGTTCAACGGCCTTGAAGTGCCTCCTGTGCTGTTGTCGGGCAATCATGCCGAGATTGAAAAGTGGAGAGAAGAGCAAGCATTCATTCGAACGGCACAACGGCGTCCTGAATTATTACAAGAAGCACCGTTAACAGATCATCAAAAAAAACTTTATCAGCAATGGGTACAAAAAAGAGGCTAA
- the rimM gene encoding ribosome maturation factor RimM (Essential for efficient processing of 16S rRNA) has product MEWFNVGTIVNTHGIKGEVRVMSKTDFPDERYEVGSELAIFMPKSKAPTFVKVISHRKHKNFDLLMFEGYPNINDVEKFRDGVIKVSEKELTELEENEFYYHEIIGCRVVTETGEEIGTVTEIIETGANDVWEVTPAEGKPHYIPYIEDVVKDIDIDEQIIKIELMDGLLS; this is encoded by the coding sequence ATGGAATGGTTTAATGTAGGCACGATTGTGAATACGCATGGTATTAAAGGTGAAGTTCGTGTGATGTCCAAAACAGATTTCCCGGATGAGCGATATGAAGTGGGAAGTGAGCTTGCGATCTTCATGCCAAAAAGCAAGGCACCTACGTTTGTGAAAGTGATTAGTCACCGTAAGCATAAAAATTTCGATTTACTTATGTTTGAAGGCTATCCAAATATCAATGATGTCGAGAAGTTCCGCGACGGTGTAATCAAAGTATCGGAGAAAGAATTGACAGAACTCGAAGAAAATGAATTTTATTATCATGAAATCATCGGCTGCCGCGTGGTTACTGAAACAGGTGAAGAAATCGGTACGGTTACAGAAATTATTGAAACAGGTGCCAATGACGTATGGGAGGTAACGCCTGCTGAAGGCAAGCCGCATTATATCCCATATATCGAAGATGTGGTAAAGGATATCGATATTGACGAGCAAATCATTAAAATTGAATTGATGGACGGATTGCTTTCATGA
- the ffh gene encoding signal recognition particle protein: protein MAFEGLAERLQGTMNKITGKGKINEADVKEMMREVRFALIEADVNLKVVKQFVKTVSERSVGQDVMKSLTPGQQVVKIVKDELTNLMGGEQNPIQFARKSPTVIMMVGLQGAGKTTSTGKLATVLRKKHNKKPLLVAADVYRPAAIQQLETLGKQITVPVFSMGTDQSPVEIAKQAMVEAEREHNDVVIIDTAGRLHVDEALMQELKDIRELTNPDEIFLVVDAMTGQDAVNVAKSFDDTLGITGVILTKLDGDTRGGAALSIRTVTEKPIKFVGMGEKMDALEPFHPERMASRILGMGDVMSLIEKAQENVDENKAKELEQKLRTQSFTLDDFLDQMQQVKKMGPLDEILKMMPGANKIKGLDNAKVDESQMGRVEAVIYSMTLAERENPEIINASRKKRIATGSGTSTQEVNRLLKQFEEMKKMVKQMTNMQQKGKKKGKMPGFDAFFK from the coding sequence ATGGCATTTGAAGGTCTAGCCGAACGCCTGCAAGGAACTATGAATAAAATTACAGGCAAAGGTAAAATTAACGAAGCTGACGTAAAAGAAATGATGCGTGAAGTGCGTTTTGCACTAATTGAAGCAGACGTTAACTTGAAAGTCGTTAAACAATTTGTCAAGACGGTCAGCGAGCGCTCAGTGGGTCAGGACGTAATGAAAAGTTTGACACCTGGTCAGCAGGTAGTGAAAATCGTAAAAGACGAATTAACGAATTTGATGGGTGGAGAACAAAATCCTATTCAATTCGCACGTAAATCGCCTACAGTCATCATGATGGTAGGTTTGCAAGGTGCTGGTAAAACAACGTCTACTGGTAAATTAGCCACAGTTCTACGTAAAAAGCATAATAAGAAACCTTTGCTTGTGGCTGCGGATGTATATCGCCCAGCAGCGATTCAACAACTTGAAACATTAGGGAAACAGATTACAGTACCCGTGTTTTCTATGGGAACCGATCAATCGCCTGTTGAAATTGCCAAACAAGCAATGGTAGAGGCAGAACGTGAGCATAATGATGTTGTAATCATTGATACTGCAGGTCGACTCCATGTGGATGAAGCACTTATGCAGGAACTGAAAGATATTCGTGAACTGACTAATCCTGATGAAATATTCCTCGTAGTGGATGCGATGACAGGTCAAGATGCAGTCAATGTCGCGAAAAGTTTCGATGATACACTTGGAATCACTGGCGTCATCTTGACAAAACTTGATGGGGACACACGTGGGGGTGCGGCATTATCTATTCGTACCGTTACAGAAAAACCAATCAAATTTGTCGGTATGGGTGAAAAGATGGATGCGCTTGAACCATTCCATCCAGAACGTATGGCGTCACGAATTTTAGGTATGGGCGATGTCATGTCATTGATTGAAAAAGCGCAGGAAAACGTCGATGAAAATAAAGCGAAAGAGTTAGAGCAGAAATTGCGTACTCAAAGCTTTACGCTAGATGACTTTCTTGATCAAATGCAACAAGTAAAGAAAATGGGGCCACTCGACGAAATTCTGAAAATGATGCCGGGTGCGAACAAAATCAAAGGACTTGACAATGCTAAAGTGGATGAGAGTCAGATGGGTCGTGTGGAAGCAGTCATTTACTCTATGACGCTTGCTGAACGGGAAAACCCGGAAATTATTAATGCGAGCCGCAAAAAAAGAATTGCTACAGGTTCTGGAACTTCCACTCAAGAAGTCAACCGTTTGCTGAAGCAGTTTGAGGAAATGAAGAAAATGGTTAAGCAAATGACCAATATGCAACAAAAAGGTAAGAAGAAAGGTAAAATGCCTGGTTTTGATGCGTTTTTTAAATAA
- the smc gene encoding chromosome segregation protein SMC, with the protein MFLKRLEIAGFKSFAEKIHVDFVPGVTAIVGPNGSGKSNIIDAIRWVLGEQSAKSLRGSKMEDVIFAGSDSRKAVNFAEVTLILDNTQNLFPLDYTEISVTRRVFRSGDSAYLLNGQTCRLKDITTLFMDSGLGKEAFSIISQGRVDEILNSRADERRNVFDEAAGVLKYKTHKLQAEHKLFETTDNLDRVLDILKEIDDRLIPLQKEASLARKASDLRSELREADVRLLHHDASALQQQISEKTAVVKNDELELRKTSDDLTQYEQELDFDKKGLKKVEHQLDEYQNELIKQAAEAEKWEGRRLLSVEKTRNTKQQVERIEKELLTAEQAQQMAKDKLHSMQMKQKTAQHELEEATKESKQVTAMLNSSLKETEQQIEQLKSVYIERLNEEATVRSEIKHVEERLQGEKSSTEKITVQTTLLSERKQQLAKEQQEKIKEKNSVQQQLDELEKSARACHQQLTEEEQRLSTQQQFLQKALRKQSEMQGRLRALESLEKDFSGFYSGVKEVLHAKQQQRIQGIEGAVVELITTEPAYTKAIETALGGAMQHIITTTERDARRAIGYLKTKNFGRATFLPMDILKPRELPMNSRQVLTQQQGFIGTAFELIQTSAAYESVAKNLLGQTIIASDLEAASGLAKTIGHRYRIVTLDGDIINAGGSLTGGGAKGQSTLFSRKAELETLANQLQQMDESIQQATAQTSETRNLVGASLHLRDQLRVKLEEIQQKKSLIQSSLQETEMEMRSVEMEISTIEIGHTDTVSAEKQLSTKKQELQTRHEALKIELQEMLEKLEGLERLVENRREEQQSLQKRLHDLQQKSAVLKEQNAYHTSGMLETVTQLDELERTISQLREEQQYVQEVVIGKELTPEEIDKQSQQANEAKQTLQKTIETEKAKRVQQAKHVHDQEQRIKTIRQQVSTISERLNTLRIQLSRLETQYETVRDRLDEEYGLRPNELQIEPVDIPLLRKTVEDCKRQLATIGPVNPNAIQEFEEVSERHEFLQSQRNDLVEAKNTLQEAMAEMDQEMKSRFETTFEAIRSHFRRVFKDMFGGGEADLVLTDPNNLLTTGIDIMARPPGKKLQNLRLLSGGERALTVISLLFSILEVRPVPFCILDEVEAALDEANVVRYSNYLRKVSDQTQFIVITHRKGTMEGADVLYGITMQESGVSKLLSVKLSEVPEEISS; encoded by the coding sequence GTGTTTTTGAAAAGGCTGGAAATCGCAGGCTTTAAATCTTTCGCGGAAAAGATTCATGTTGATTTCGTACCAGGAGTAACGGCCATTGTAGGACCTAACGGAAGCGGAAAAAGTAATATTATCGATGCGATTCGCTGGGTGCTCGGTGAACAATCCGCAAAATCATTGCGCGGTAGTAAAATGGAAGATGTCATTTTTGCAGGCAGTGATTCCCGCAAAGCAGTTAATTTTGCAGAAGTCACACTCATATTGGATAATACACAAAATCTATTTCCGCTTGACTACACTGAAATCAGTGTAACTAGAAGAGTTTTTCGATCCGGAGATAGTGCATATCTGCTAAACGGTCAGACTTGCAGGTTAAAAGATATCACCACGCTATTTATGGATTCAGGGTTAGGAAAAGAGGCTTTCTCCATTATTTCGCAAGGTCGGGTTGATGAAATATTGAATAGTCGTGCTGATGAAAGACGCAATGTCTTTGACGAAGCAGCAGGTGTCTTGAAATATAAAACACATAAACTGCAAGCAGAGCATAAATTATTTGAGACGACCGATAATTTGGATCGTGTACTGGATATATTAAAAGAAATCGATGATCGACTCATTCCTCTTCAAAAAGAAGCAAGTTTGGCGCGTAAAGCTTCTGATCTGCGTTCAGAACTTCGGGAAGCTGATGTTCGTCTACTTCATCACGACGCCTCTGCTTTACAACAGCAAATTTCTGAAAAGACGGCAGTTGTAAAAAATGATGAATTAGAATTGCGAAAGACTTCCGATGACCTTACACAATATGAACAAGAATTGGACTTTGACAAAAAAGGCCTTAAGAAAGTAGAGCATCAACTGGATGAATATCAAAACGAATTGATCAAACAGGCAGCAGAAGCTGAAAAGTGGGAAGGCAGAAGATTGCTATCCGTTGAAAAGACCCGCAATACGAAGCAACAAGTGGAGCGCATTGAAAAAGAGTTGCTTACTGCAGAACAAGCACAACAAATGGCTAAAGATAAACTTCATTCTATGCAGATGAAGCAGAAAACTGCTCAGCATGAACTTGAAGAAGCGACGAAAGAAAGTAAGCAAGTCACGGCCATGTTAAACAGTTCATTAAAAGAAACCGAACAGCAAATTGAACAATTGAAATCCGTCTACATTGAGCGTCTCAATGAAGAGGCGACTGTACGAAGTGAAATCAAGCATGTAGAAGAGCGACTTCAGGGAGAGAAATCTTCCACAGAGAAGATCACGGTTCAAACTACCTTGCTTTCCGAACGCAAACAACAACTTGCGAAAGAACAGCAGGAAAAGATTAAAGAAAAAAATAGTGTTCAGCAACAGCTTGACGAGCTAGAGAAGTCAGCTAGAGCTTGTCATCAACAACTTACAGAAGAAGAGCAACGTCTATCTACCCAACAGCAGTTTCTGCAAAAAGCATTGCGTAAACAATCCGAAATGCAAGGAAGACTTCGTGCTCTGGAAAGTCTTGAAAAGGACTTTTCAGGGTTCTATTCAGGTGTCAAAGAAGTACTTCATGCGAAGCAGCAACAACGGATACAGGGCATCGAAGGAGCTGTAGTGGAACTCATTACAACAGAACCAGCCTACACAAAAGCAATCGAAACAGCACTTGGTGGTGCCATGCAGCATATTATTACCACGACTGAGCGTGATGCAAGACGAGCTATCGGTTATTTAAAAACGAAAAATTTCGGTCGCGCTACGTTTCTTCCAATGGATATTTTAAAGCCGCGTGAACTTCCTATGAATAGCCGGCAAGTGCTCACGCAACAGCAAGGTTTTATCGGAACAGCATTTGAACTCATTCAGACATCTGCGGCATATGAGTCGGTTGCTAAAAATTTACTAGGTCAAACGATTATCGCCAGTGATTTAGAGGCTGCATCAGGTTTAGCGAAAACAATAGGACACCGCTATCGCATAGTGACGCTGGACGGAGATATAATAAATGCAGGCGGTTCATTGACAGGTGGCGGGGCGAAAGGCCAATCCACGCTTTTTTCACGTAAGGCGGAGCTAGAGACTCTCGCAAATCAATTGCAGCAAATGGATGAGTCTATTCAACAGGCTACTGCACAGACGTCTGAAACGCGTAATCTCGTTGGAGCGAGTTTACATCTTCGTGATCAATTACGCGTAAAATTAGAAGAAATCCAACAGAAAAAGTCTCTTATTCAGTCATCTTTACAAGAAACGGAAATGGAAATGCGTTCTGTTGAAATGGAAATATCCACAATTGAAATCGGACACACAGATACAGTTTCTGCCGAAAAACAGTTATCGACTAAAAAACAAGAGCTACAAACTCGTCATGAAGCATTAAAAATCGAACTTCAAGAGATGTTGGAAAAGTTGGAAGGTTTGGAAAGACTAGTAGAGAACCGACGAGAAGAACAACAATCTCTACAGAAGAGATTGCATGACTTACAACAAAAAAGCGCCGTATTGAAAGAGCAAAATGCCTATCATACAAGCGGTATGTTGGAAACCGTCACCCAATTAGATGAATTGGAACGGACAATAAGCCAATTGCGAGAAGAACAGCAATATGTGCAAGAAGTTGTAATAGGTAAGGAATTAACGCCTGAGGAAATAGATAAGCAAAGTCAACAAGCGAATGAAGCAAAACAAACATTGCAAAAAACGATCGAGACGGAAAAAGCTAAGCGTGTTCAGCAAGCAAAGCATGTTCACGATCAAGAACAACGTATTAAAACGATTAGACAACAAGTAAGTACTATTTCTGAGCGACTGAACACATTGAGGATTCAGTTATCCAGACTCGAAACACAGTATGAAACGGTTAGAGATCGTTTGGATGAAGAATACGGCTTGCGACCGAATGAACTGCAGATTGAGCCGGTGGATATTCCGCTACTTCGCAAAACAGTGGAAGATTGTAAGCGACAACTAGCCACGATAGGACCTGTCAATCCGAATGCGATTCAAGAATTTGAAGAAGTTTCAGAACGTCATGAGTTTTTACAATCACAGCGTAATGATTTAGTCGAAGCTAAAAATACGTTACAAGAAGCCATGGCAGAAATGGATCAGGAAATGAAGAGCCGGTTCGAGACAACATTTGAAGCAATTCGTAGTCATTTTCGTCGCGTGTTTAAGGATATGTTTGGTGGTGGGGAAGCGGATCTTGTATTAACGGATCCAAACAACTTACTTACGACTGGAATTGATATCATGGCACGACCTCCGGGGAAAAAATTACAGAATTTGCGTCTGTTATCAGGAGGGGAACGTGCATTAACGGTTATTTCTTTGTTGTTCTCTATTTTAGAAGTTCGTCCTGTGCCTTTTTGCATTCTCGATGAAGTAGAAGCGGCACTGGATGAAGCGAATGTCGTACGATATAGTAATTATTTGAGGAAGGTTTCGGATCAGACACAATTCATTGTGATCACGCATCGAAAAGGCACGATGGAAGGTGCGGACGTCTTATATGGCATTACGATGCAAGAGTCGGGTGTCTCGAAATTACTTTCTGTTAAACTATCTGAAGTGCCAGAGGAAATCAGTAGCTAA
- the ylqF gene encoding ribosome biogenesis GTPase YlqF codes for MAIQWFPGHMAKARREVTEKLKLVDIVFELIDARLPLSSRNPMIDEVTQQKPRLLILNKMDLADEVQTKRWIAYFEQRGLRTVAINSFEGKGIQTVTKAAKEILQPKFDRMKQRGIRPGAIRAMIVGIPNVGKSTLINRLAKKNIAKTGNKPGVTKAQQWIKFEKELELLDTPGVLWPKFEDQQVGYKLALTGAIKDSILNMEELAVYGLRFLETHYPERLAQRYEMTTVGDHIQSLFDAIGERRKVYTVGGEIDYDKVAEMIVQDIRDQQVGKLTFDFPEEFE; via the coding sequence ATGGCTATTCAATGGTTTCCGGGCCATATGGCGAAAGCGAGACGTGAAGTCACAGAAAAACTAAAGTTAGTGGATATAGTATTTGAGTTAATTGATGCTAGGCTGCCGCTTTCATCACGTAACCCTATGATAGACGAAGTGACACAGCAGAAACCAAGATTGCTTATTTTGAATAAGATGGATTTAGCGGACGAAGTGCAAACTAAACGTTGGATTGCCTACTTTGAACAGCGAGGCTTACGTACTGTGGCAATCAACTCATTTGAAGGTAAAGGTATTCAAACAGTTACCAAAGCGGCTAAAGAAATCTTGCAACCAAAATTTGATCGCATGAAGCAGCGAGGAATACGTCCGGGAGCAATTCGCGCAATGATAGTCGGTATTCCAAACGTTGGAAAATCTACGTTGATTAACCGATTAGCGAAGAAAAACATCGCGAAAACAGGAAACAAACCGGGTGTAACCAAAGCGCAACAATGGATTAAATTCGAGAAAGAATTAGAACTTTTGGATACACCGGGAGTGCTGTGGCCGAAGTTTGAAGACCAGCAAGTTGGTTATAAGTTGGCGTTAACTGGTGCAATCAAGGACTCCATATTAAATATGGAGGAACTTGCAGTATATGGACTTCGGTTTTTAGAAACGCATTATCCTGAAAGATTGGCGCAACGCTATGAAATGACCACAGTGGGTGATCATATTCAATCATTGTTCGATGCAATCGGTGAACGTCGAAAAGTATATACTGTAGGTGGAGAAATTGATTATGACAAAGTAGCAGAAATGATCGTACAAGACATCCGCGACCAGCAAGTAGGTAAATTAACATTCGATTTCCCAGAGGAATTCGAATGA
- a CDS encoding putative DNA-binding protein, with product MLLEKTTRVNFLFDFYQSLLTDKQRLYMQLYYLDDLSLGEIAEQYGVSRQAVYDNVRRTEAMLEDYEKKLNLFEKHEGRLEIIELLEEMAPSQNSSHFMKLLHTLKDFE from the coding sequence ATCTTGCTTGAAAAAACGACAAGAGTGAACTTCCTCTTTGATTTTTATCAATCATTATTAACTGACAAACAACGTTTATATATGCAATTATATTATTTGGATGATCTTTCTCTCGGTGAAATCGCTGAGCAGTATGGCGTATCGAGACAGGCTGTGTATGACAATGTGAGACGGACTGAGGCTATGCTCGAAGATTACGAGAAGAAACTCAATCTGTTTGAAAAGCATGAAGGTCGACTTGAAATTATAGAGCTACTGGAAGAAATGGCTCCTAGTCAAAACTCCAGTCACTTCATGAAATTGCTACATACCTTAAAGGATTTTGAATAG
- the ftsY gene encoding signal recognition particle-docking protein FtsY: MSFFKKIKDKISGTNEVVAEKFKDGLTKTRDSFTSKVNDLVFRFRVVDEEFFEELEELLLQADVGFETVMELIDLLKEEVQRKNIKDTSGMQSLISEKLVEIYNTGEEVSSELNIEEGRLNVILMVGVNGVGKTTTIGKMAARLTKEGKTVMLAAGDTFRAGAIEQLVVWGERTGVEVVRQAEGSDPAAVIFDAVKAAKKRNVDVLICDTAGRLQNKVNLMNELEKVHRVIGREIEDAPHEVLLALDATTGQNALIQAQTFNDATNVTGIVLTKLDGTAKGGIVLAIRNKLDIPVKYVGLGEGIDDLQPFDPVKYVYGLFANGLEMEETEDDENEVEEDK, translated from the coding sequence ATGTCTTTCTTTAAGAAGATAAAAGATAAAATATCAGGAACAAACGAAGTGGTAGCAGAGAAGTTCAAAGATGGACTGACAAAGACACGCGATTCATTTACATCGAAAGTTAATGATTTAGTATTTAGGTTCCGTGTCGTCGATGAAGAATTCTTCGAAGAATTGGAAGAATTATTACTCCAAGCAGACGTAGGCTTCGAAACGGTTATGGAATTGATTGATTTGCTGAAAGAAGAAGTGCAACGTAAAAATATCAAGGACACTTCAGGTATGCAATCATTAATATCTGAGAAGCTTGTAGAAATTTACAATACAGGTGAAGAAGTTTCTAGTGAACTGAATATCGAAGAAGGAAGACTAAACGTAATTTTAATGGTCGGTGTGAACGGTGTGGGGAAAACAACAACGATCGGAAAAATGGCTGCCCGCCTTACGAAAGAGGGAAAAACTGTTATGCTAGCTGCCGGTGATACATTCCGCGCAGGCGCCATTGAACAGCTTGTTGTCTGGGGAGAACGTACGGGTGTAGAGGTTGTACGTCAGGCAGAAGGTTCGGATCCAGCTGCAGTTATCTTTGATGCTGTGAAGGCGGCTAAGAAGCGTAATGTTGATGTGTTAATCTGTGATACAGCAGGTCGCTTACAAAACAAAGTGAACTTGATGAATGAGCTAGAAAAAGTACACCGCGTCATTGGCCGAGAAATTGAAGACGCTCCACATGAAGTATTATTGGCGTTAGATGCGACGACTGGACAGAACGCGTTAATCCAAGCGCAGACATTTAACGACGCGACGAATGTCACAGGGATTGTATTGACCAAGCTAGATGGTACAGCGAAAGGCGGTATTGTATTAGCTATTCGTAATAAGCTCGATATTCCAGTGAAATATGTAGGTCTCGGTGAAGGCATCGATGATTTACAACCTTTCGATCCGGTGAAATATGTTTATGGATTGTTTGCGAACGGATTGGAAATGGAAGAAACTGAAGACGATGAAAACGAAGTTGAAGAAGACAAGTAA
- the rplS gene encoding 50S ribosomal protein L19 — protein MQKLIADITKDQLRTEHPSFRPGDTLRLHVKIIEGTRERIQLFEGIVIKRRGGGISETFTVRKISNGVGVERTFPLHTPKLAKIEVTRRGKVRRAKLYYLRKLRGKAARIKELR, from the coding sequence ATGCAAAAACTAATTGCAGATATTACAAAAGATCAGTTACGCACTGAACACCCTTCATTCCGTCCTGGCGATACACTTCGCTTGCACGTGAAGATCATTGAGGGAACTCGTGAGCGTATCCAGTTGTTCGAAGGTATTGTTATCAAACGTCGCGGTGGCGGAATCAGCGAGACTTTCACTGTACGTAAAATTTCAAATGGTGTTGGCGTAGAGCGTACATTCCCATTACACACACCTAAGCTAGCTAAAATTGAAGTAACTCGTCGCGGTAAAGTTCGTCGTGCGAAGTTGTACTACCTACGTAAACTACGTGGTAAAGCAGCACGTATTAAAGAACTCCGCTAA
- a CDS encoding KH domain-containing protein, with product MKQLIETIVKPLVDYPDDVKVVAEEQSQRVVYQLSVNAEDMGKVIGKQGRVAKAIRTIVYSAAGGHHGKKVYLDILD from the coding sequence ATGAAGCAGCTGATTGAAACAATTGTAAAACCGTTAGTCGATTACCCGGACGACGTGAAAGTGGTAGCTGAAGAACAGTCTCAACGAGTTGTTTATCAGTTATCAGTGAATGCGGAAGATATGGGTAAAGTGATCGGGAAGCAAGGTCGTGTGGCAAAAGCGATCCGTACGATTGTTTACTCAGCAGCAGGCGGCCACCACGGCAAAAAAGTGTATTTGGATATCTTGGATTGA
- the lepB gene encoding signal peptidase I, which yields MEEKKTRSEGLEWIKALLIAFGLAAIIRIFLFTPIVVDGISMMPTLEHGDRMIVNKIGYTIGEPNRFDIVVFHAPEQKDYIKRVIGLPGDTVEYRDDVLYVNDEPYEEPYLDQYKAEVQDGTLTEDFTLQDIPQIEAETVPEDHIFVMGDNRRKSKDSRHIGAVSIDEVVGSTSVVFWPIKDFGIVK from the coding sequence ATGGAAGAGAAAAAAACGAGAAGTGAAGGACTGGAATGGATTAAAGCATTGTTAATAGCGTTTGGATTAGCCGCCATTATTCGTATCTTTTTATTCACACCAATCGTCGTTGACGGTATATCCATGATGCCAACGTTGGAACATGGGGACCGTATGATCGTTAATAAAATCGGTTATACGATTGGTGAACCAAATCGTTTTGATATCGTAGTATTCCATGCGCCTGAGCAGAAAGATTATATTAAACGTGTGATTGGTCTGCCAGGAGATACAGTGGAGTACAGAGATGATGTACTGTATGTAAATGATGAACCATATGAAGAGCCGTACCTTGATCAATACAAAGCGGAAGTGCAAGATGGTACGCTAACGGAAGACTTTACACTGCAGGACATACCACAAATCGAGGCAGAAACAGTGCCTGAAGATCACATATTTGTAATGGGTGATAACCGTCGGAAAAGTAAAGATTCCAGACATATTGGTGCAGTTTCAATCGATGAAGTCGTCGGCAGTACCAGTGTAGTATTCTGGCCGATTAAAGACTTCGGTATTGTGAAATAA
- the rpsP gene encoding 30S ribosomal protein S16 yields the protein MAVKIRLKRMGAKRSPFYRIVVADARAPRDGRQIDQVGTYNPLTKPATVEINEELALKWLQDGAKPSDTVRNLFSEQGIMEKFHNAKYSK from the coding sequence ATGGCAGTTAAAATTCGTCTAAAACGTATGGGAGCTAAGAGATCTCCTTTTTATCGTATTGTAGTAGCTGATGCACGTGCACCACGTGACGGCCGTCAAATCGATCAGGTTGGTACATACAACCCGCTTACAAAGCCAGCAACAGTTGAAATCAACGAAGAATTGGCTTTGAAATGGCTTCAAGATGGAGCTAAACCATCTGATACAGTTCGTAACTTGTTCTCTGAGCAAGGTATCATGGAAAAATTCCATAACGCTAAATACAGCAAGTAA